The following are from one region of the Paenibacillus sp. JZ16 genome:
- a CDS encoding DUF58 domain-containing protein, with translation MSGGGHLLPPEWLPRLERLSLDAKRRVAGTLQGKRRSRRLGSSLEFADYRVYAPGDDVRRFDWGVYSRTGKAFVRQFMDEQELTVSLFVDCSASMGAVMSSSSEPSAADPAGTKESPKWLLARQLAASIGYMALSSYDRLQIACYSRSINARLPIMRGKGSAHRLFSFLQGAETGGEGSLGAALAVPGALPRQPGMTWVFSDFWLEGGEEELFRALSLLSGTGQEVVLVHVLSREELEPKLTGDLRLVDSETMSGKEVALTGKVLDAYKEELERYRTMLSRVCAERGMSYVLIPADMPLTDAMFGVLAGAGLVTG, from the coding sequence GTGAGCGGGGGCGGGCACCTGCTTCCTCCGGAATGGCTTCCGCGTCTGGAGCGGCTGAGCCTGGATGCCAAGCGGCGGGTTGCCGGGACGCTGCAGGGAAAGAGGCGATCCCGCCGGCTCGGATCGTCCCTCGAGTTTGCCGATTATCGAGTGTATGCACCCGGCGATGATGTCCGCAGGTTTGACTGGGGCGTCTATTCTCGTACGGGAAAAGCATTCGTGCGTCAATTCATGGACGAGCAGGAGCTGACGGTCAGTCTATTCGTGGATTGCTCGGCATCGATGGGGGCTGTCATGTCATCGTCATCCGAACCATCTGCTGCAGATCCGGCAGGAACGAAGGAAAGTCCGAAATGGCTGCTCGCACGTCAACTCGCCGCAAGCATCGGCTACATGGCATTGTCCTCTTACGACAGGCTGCAGATCGCCTGTTACAGCCGTTCGATTAACGCCCGCCTTCCGATCATGAGAGGAAAGGGCTCGGCCCATCGCCTGTTTTCGTTCCTGCAAGGGGCAGAAACGGGAGGCGAAGGCAGTTTGGGCGCAGCGCTTGCGGTTCCTGGCGCACTCCCCCGGCAGCCGGGGATGACCTGGGTGTTCTCGGATTTTTGGCTCGAGGGCGGCGAGGAGGAGTTGTTCAGGGCGCTTTCCCTTTTATCCGGCACCGGGCAGGAAGTAGTGCTGGTACATGTGTTGTCGAGGGAAGAACTGGAGCCTAAATTGACCGGCGATTTGCGATTGGTTGACAGTGAAACGATGAGCGGCAAGGAAGTGGCGTTGACGGGTAAAGTGCTCGATGCTTACAAAGAGGAGCTGGAGCGGTACCGGACGATGCTGTCCCGCGTGTGCGCGGAGCGGGGGATGTCTTACGTGCTCATTCCGGCGGACATGCCGCTTACGGATGCGATGTTCGGGGTGCTTGCGGGAGCTGGCCTGGTTACTGGATAG
- a CDS encoding vWA domain-containing protein → MGIQSWLSLWFGLTLPAIVLMYMFKRKYVDTTVPSHLLWERVLRNLEANRPWQKLQNRLLLWLQLLAAALMVFALMQPFLQVSGGGSAHVVIVADTSGSMSAQIQPSAEGEAATRLQWMQERIKEYVKNQGRRSEITLLSVGASPMTLVSHESDRTVIDKAVDGLRPYYGQASYRETLSLASALTREERDAEVVIFTDSYWKQDTAPITFQVPVSVEKVQGELPLNVSIDQFGISPKGETGSSYGAVAVLSTNAKESMSAEVNLYGDEQLLTSKMLELEPGKKSTESFSDLPFAEVYRLELSQDDGYAADNQSFAFGLGHGSSRVLLLTSGNLFLEKALQLSGAEVTRVALDESKDKTAEDNGSADKEAGKGSTAADVPPVPEGEFDLLVIDGDVPEGFKQGKWAELAAKTPLWTIGGEGAKVGNQGGRAVLSKHPVTAYVTLSGVYFGTLVEQAPAWGEPVIKLGDQPIVYAGSENGRPRLSFHFLLQDSDLPLSPEFPVMVSNALEWMTSGKGSGLGRYMAGAQADIPIAADTVAAKWVPTSGLALTGGIPAAEALRNEQGISPVQLVPEYPGLYAFEQQNEAGENLRFWLAVTADPYEANWSNDQGPVVSQAAPNLDESEAGEHAGTSGSNETANRAGSLMPWLAVFALAVIAAEWGVYQRGRSI, encoded by the coding sequence TTGGGGATTCAATCTTGGCTGAGTCTATGGTTCGGTTTAACGCTGCCGGCCATCGTGCTTATGTATATGTTCAAACGAAAATATGTCGATACAACCGTTCCCAGCCATTTGCTGTGGGAGCGGGTGCTTCGGAACCTGGAGGCCAACAGGCCGTGGCAGAAGCTGCAGAACCGGCTTCTGCTGTGGCTCCAGTTGCTTGCTGCTGCGCTGATGGTCTTCGCACTGATGCAGCCTTTTCTGCAGGTGTCTGGCGGAGGCAGCGCCCACGTGGTCATCGTTGCCGATACCTCGGGCAGCATGAGCGCGCAGATTCAGCCATCGGCTGAAGGCGAAGCCGCAACCAGGCTGCAATGGATGCAGGAACGAATAAAGGAATACGTGAAGAACCAAGGGAGACGGAGCGAAATCACCCTCCTGTCCGTGGGAGCAAGTCCCATGACGCTGGTCTCCCATGAAAGCGACCGCACCGTCATTGATAAGGCTGTGGATGGGCTGCGGCCCTATTACGGCCAGGCATCCTACAGGGAAACCTTATCGCTCGCTTCCGCTCTGACACGGGAAGAGCGTGATGCAGAGGTCGTTATTTTTACGGACAGCTACTGGAAACAGGATACGGCTCCCATAACGTTTCAGGTTCCGGTATCCGTAGAGAAGGTGCAGGGGGAGCTCCCTCTTAACGTGTCCATTGACCAATTCGGCATTTCACCCAAGGGTGAAACAGGTTCATCCTATGGGGCGGTCGCTGTCCTCAGCACGAATGCCAAGGAATCGATGTCGGCTGAAGTGAATCTTTACGGGGATGAACAGCTATTGACCAGCAAGATGCTTGAACTGGAGCCTGGTAAAAAATCAACCGAATCCTTTTCCGATCTGCCGTTTGCGGAAGTGTACCGGCTTGAGTTGTCGCAGGATGACGGATATGCCGCAGACAATCAATCCTTTGCATTCGGTTTGGGTCATGGATCTTCGCGCGTGCTTCTGCTGACTTCGGGCAATTTGTTTCTGGAGAAGGCCTTGCAGCTAAGCGGAGCCGAAGTCACCCGGGTTGCTTTGGACGAGTCCAAAGACAAGACCGCCGAGGACAATGGCAGTGCGGATAAGGAGGCGGGTAAGGGCAGCACAGCTGCGGATGTACCGCCCGTGCCTGAAGGCGAATTTGATCTGCTCGTCATCGACGGGGACGTGCCGGAAGGGTTCAAGCAAGGGAAGTGGGCGGAATTGGCCGCTAAAACGCCGCTATGGACGATCGGCGGAGAAGGTGCCAAAGTCGGCAACCAAGGGGGGCGCGCCGTGCTTTCCAAGCATCCGGTGACCGCCTATGTAACCTTGTCGGGCGTCTATTTTGGCACGCTGGTGGAACAGGCCCCTGCCTGGGGAGAGCCCGTTATAAAGCTGGGGGATCAACCGATCGTCTATGCGGGAAGCGAAAACGGGCGACCGCGCTTGTCGTTTCATTTCCTGCTTCAAGATAGCGATCTTCCGTTATCGCCGGAATTCCCGGTCATGGTCAGCAATGCACTGGAGTGGATGACCTCGGGCAAGGGAAGCGGCCTTGGCCGCTATATGGCTGGCGCGCAAGCGGATATACCGATTGCGGCGGATACGGTAGCGGCAAAATGGGTACCTACGAGCGGTCTTGCTCTTACTGGCGGCATCCCTGCTGCGGAAGCGCTCCGGAATGAGCAAGGAATATCGCCGGTACAGCTTGTGCCGGAATATCCGGGGCTGTACGCTTTTGAACAGCAAAATGAAGCGGGTGAGAATCTTAGGTTCTGGCTGGCCGTGACGGCGGATCCATACGAGGCGAATTGGAGCAACGATCAGGGGCCGGTCGTAAGTCAAGCGGCTCCGAACTTGGATGAGTCTGAAGCGGGAGAGCATGCCGGGACATCCGGCAGCAACGAAACCGCAAACCGCGCCGGCTCGTTAATGCCATGGCTTGCTGTCTTTGCACTGGCTGTGATCGCAGCAGAATGGGGGGTGTACCAGCGTGGGCGTTCAATTTAG
- a CDS encoding VWA domain-containing protein, which translates to MGVQFSQPWLLLLLIPAGLFLYYAYKSDFRLNGFRKKLALFFRTCVILLLILMISGLHGFTVLRDKQVVYLADRSDSMGDSARIASWINDSLSAKGEKDGTAVVSTGLEGAVERRLTSAENAGASLNALLEQQFTGLESGLQLAGSLFEGNSDSRIVLISDGEENVGSMAAAGRLLKDRGIAVDVLPTPKQAIRDVAVEELKVPDKLYQAESFYVEVMIRSTFKTSGELRIYEDNREIGRERVDVTPGENRYAVKGLAKSPGLHRYRAEIFMDGDEASANNAAFDFTRVEGPPNVLIVEGTPGTSGNITAALESGMIGTEVIPPELLPLEAAKYAVYDSIIFNNVSGSDVGGKQMELIEQAVRSFGIGFMMAGGEDSFGMGGYFKTPIEKALPVSMELEGKREIPSLGLILVIDRSGSMDGNKIELAKESAMRTVELLRAKDTVGVVAFDDQPWWVVPPQKLGDKEEVLSSIQSIPSAGGTNIYPAVSSALEEMLKIKTQRRHIILMTDGQSAMNSGYQDLTDTMVENKITMSSVAVGMDADTNLLQSLADAAKGRYYFVEDETTLPAVFSREAVMLAKSYIVDKPFVPAIQNPADWASLFQQGIPGLYGYVATTPKSSAQTILSSPEPDPILSRWQYGSGRTVAWTSDLSGKWSKEWVLWSGFANTLTEIVKWTFPQFTSSPYEVTTETAGNQVKLQVMAEGESPPEKLNAVIGDDEAGEQTVELIQEAPGRYTGLVNVSKPGAFLMSLEDASGGEALQAAPGTGFVVPYSPEYRLSSGSGEEAMKRLAEITGGRVLSWDNPAEVFDRQATSRMNLHDWSYPLLVAALLLWVADIAVRRLALPWGAIGARVAALLRRRPVPAGEAGRDAGLERLAARKARAAQFYGGSSAKPPPQAPPARERSGAGQGAGGGNPAPAPSAAPARGRKAPPEARDSQRADAPLREERPAQTKPAASQGAPTPPPPPPPKAQGGGSSRPGETGPAPEGGSSMDRLLKAKKRGTR; encoded by the coding sequence GTGGGCGTTCAATTTAGCCAACCATGGTTGTTGCTGCTGTTGATTCCGGCAGGATTATTTCTTTACTATGCATACAAATCGGATTTTCGATTAAACGGCTTTCGGAAGAAACTGGCTTTATTCTTTAGAACCTGCGTCATTCTATTATTGATTCTTATGATTTCGGGTTTGCATGGCTTTACCGTCCTAAGAGATAAACAGGTTGTATATCTGGCTGACCGTTCCGACAGTATGGGGGATTCAGCCCGGATCGCGAGCTGGATTAACGATTCTCTCTCGGCAAAAGGCGAGAAGGATGGCACGGCTGTTGTTTCTACGGGGCTTGAGGGCGCAGTAGAACGGCGGTTAACCTCTGCAGAGAATGCAGGAGCCTCTCTTAATGCACTGCTGGAGCAGCAGTTTACGGGGCTGGAGTCCGGTCTTCAGCTCGCGGGGAGCCTGTTCGAGGGCAACAGCGATTCCAGAATTGTGTTGATCTCGGACGGGGAAGAGAATGTAGGCAGCATGGCAGCGGCCGGGAGGCTGCTGAAGGACCGGGGCATTGCGGTTGATGTGCTTCCGACGCCCAAGCAGGCCATCCGTGACGTTGCGGTGGAGGAACTGAAGGTACCGGATAAGCTGTATCAAGCGGAGTCTTTCTATGTGGAGGTTATGATCCGCAGCACGTTTAAGACCTCCGGTGAGCTGCGCATTTACGAGGACAACCGTGAGATCGGCCGGGAACGCGTGGACGTCACCCCGGGCGAGAACCGGTATGCCGTGAAAGGCCTGGCCAAGAGTCCGGGACTTCACCGTTACCGTGCCGAAATCTTCATGGACGGGGATGAAGCGTCCGCCAATAATGCAGCGTTCGATTTCACCCGGGTGGAAGGTCCGCCGAACGTACTGATCGTGGAAGGAACCCCGGGAACGTCGGGGAATATCACGGCAGCCCTCGAGTCCGGCATGATCGGCACCGAGGTGATTCCGCCGGAACTGCTCCCGCTGGAAGCGGCCAAGTATGCCGTATACGACAGCATCATCTTTAATAACGTTTCGGGCAGTGACGTCGGCGGCAAGCAGATGGAGCTGATCGAGCAGGCGGTCCGAAGCTTTGGCATCGGGTTTATGATGGCGGGCGGCGAGGACAGCTTCGGAATGGGCGGATATTTTAAAACCCCGATCGAAAAGGCGCTGCCGGTCTCCATGGAGCTGGAAGGCAAGCGGGAGATTCCATCCCTGGGCCTCATACTCGTCATCGACCGATCGGGGAGCATGGACGGCAACAAAATCGAATTGGCCAAGGAATCGGCGATGCGAACGGTGGAGCTGCTGAGAGCCAAGGATACGGTCGGCGTTGTCGCCTTTGACGATCAGCCGTGGTGGGTCGTTCCGCCGCAGAAGCTCGGGGACAAGGAAGAGGTGCTCAGCAGCATCCAGTCGATTCCGAGCGCAGGCGGGACCAACATCTATCCTGCCGTTTCCTCGGCGCTTGAGGAAATGCTGAAGATTAAAACCCAGCGCAGACATATCATTCTGATGACCGACGGGCAGTCCGCCATGAATTCCGGTTATCAGGATCTGACCGATACGATGGTGGAGAACAAAATTACGATGTCTTCGGTGGCGGTCGGGATGGATGCCGATACCAACCTGCTTCAATCCTTGGCGGATGCGGCCAAAGGCCGGTATTACTTCGTTGAGGATGAAACGACGCTGCCGGCGGTATTCAGCCGGGAGGCCGTCATGCTGGCCAAATCCTATATCGTGGATAAACCCTTTGTCCCGGCCATTCAGAACCCGGCCGATTGGGCGAGTCTGTTCCAGCAGGGCATTCCGGGGCTGTACGGTTATGTAGCGACAACGCCGAAGTCTTCCGCCCAGACGATTCTGTCAAGCCCGGAGCCGGACCCGATCCTGTCACGCTGGCAGTACGGATCCGGACGAACGGTGGCATGGACGAGCGATTTAAGCGGAAAGTGGTCCAAGGAATGGGTATTGTGGTCCGGCTTTGCCAACACGTTGACTGAAATCGTGAAGTGGACATTCCCGCAGTTTACGTCGTCGCCCTATGAAGTGACTACCGAGACGGCCGGCAACCAAGTAAAGCTCCAAGTTATGGCAGAGGGCGAGAGTCCGCCGGAGAAGCTGAATGCGGTGATCGGGGACGATGAAGCCGGCGAGCAGACGGTAGAGCTCATTCAGGAGGCGCCCGGCCGTTATACCGGACTCGTCAACGTATCCAAGCCGGGAGCCTTCCTCATGTCCCTTGAGGATGCCAGCGGGGGAGAAGCGCTGCAAGCCGCGCCGGGCACCGGTTTTGTTGTGCCGTATTCGCCGGAATACCGGCTATCTTCCGGCAGCGGCGAGGAAGCGATGAAGCGGCTGGCCGAGATAACCGGGGGTCGCGTACTATCCTGGGATAACCCGGCCGAAGTGTTCGACCGGCAGGCGACCTCGCGGATGAATCTCCATGATTGGAGTTATCCGCTGCTGGTGGCGGCCCTGCTGCTGTGGGTCGCCGACATCGCCGTGCGGCGCCTGGCTCTGCCATGGGGCGCCATCGGCGCTAGGGTGGCCGCCCTGCTCCGCAGGCGGCCTGTACCTGCCGGCGAGGCCGGGCGTGACGCCGGCCTCGAGCGGCTGGCGGCGCGCAAAGCCCGCGCCGCCCAGTTCTACGGCGGCAGCTCCGCGAAGCCGCCGCCGCAGGCCCCGCCCGCGCGCGAACGCAGCGGCGCGGGCCAGGGCGCCGGGGGCGGGAACCCCGCCCCGGCACCTAGCGCAGCTCCGGCAAGGGGCCGAAAGGCCCCGCCGGAGGCGCGCGATTCGCAGCGGGCGGATGCCCCGCTGCGGGAAGAGCGGCCGGCGCAGACGAAGCCGGCCGCAAGCCAGGGCGCGCCCACGCCACCCCCGCCCCCGCCGCCGAAGGCGCAGGGGGGCGGCAGCAGCCGGCCCGGGGAGACCGGGCCGGCTCCGGAAG
- a CDS encoding AAA family ATPase, which translates to MSDIAVRPQEWMEKISGLREHIGKVIVGQQDVVEQMLWCIFAGGHALLEGIPGLGKTMLVRTVSEALELSFSRIQFTPDLMPSDITGTNILSFGQHGDTGMTFQKGPLFSSIVLADEINRATPKTQSALLEAMQEKTVTVGGVTHQLPKPFFVLATQNPLENEGTYPLPEAQLDRFLLKIEVSYPSADELKEIVKRTTSSHKFQVERQMTGDELLEIQRGAREVLVAEEILDYAVRLLMMTHPEEAAAPEAVRKYVQFGSGPRGIQSIISVSKVRALCSGRMHVSTGDIRVVALSALRHRLFLNFEGQALGITTDHVIQEVLQALEASA; encoded by the coding sequence ATGTCGGATATAGCAGTGAGACCACAGGAATGGATGGAGAAAATATCAGGCCTGCGGGAACATATCGGCAAGGTGATTGTCGGGCAGCAGGATGTTGTGGAGCAAATGCTCTGGTGTATCTTTGCAGGAGGGCACGCCCTCCTGGAGGGGATTCCGGGTCTCGGTAAAACGATGCTCGTCCGCACGGTGTCGGAAGCGTTGGAGCTATCCTTTTCCCGTATACAGTTCACGCCGGATTTGATGCCGAGCGATATAACGGGCACCAATATCCTATCGTTCGGGCAGCATGGGGACACCGGGATGACCTTTCAAAAGGGTCCGCTGTTCAGCAGCATCGTGCTGGCCGACGAAATTAACCGGGCCACGCCCAAAACCCAGAGCGCCTTGCTGGAGGCCATGCAGGAGAAGACCGTCACGGTGGGTGGGGTAACCCATCAGCTGCCCAAACCTTTCTTTGTTCTGGCGACGCAAAACCCGCTGGAAAACGAGGGAACGTATCCATTGCCGGAGGCGCAGCTTGACCGCTTTCTGCTGAAGATTGAAGTGTCGTATCCAAGCGCGGATGAACTGAAGGAAATCGTGAAGCGGACGACGTCCTCCCACAAATTCCAGGTGGAGCGGCAAATGACCGGCGACGAGCTGCTGGAAATCCAGCGCGGAGCCCGGGAAGTGCTGGTTGCCGAGGAAATTTTGGACTATGCGGTTCGTCTGCTCATGATGACGCATCCCGAAGAGGCAGCGGCCCCGGAGGCGGTGCGAAAATACGTCCAGTTCGGTTCCGGACCGCGGGGCATTCAATCTATCATATCAGTGAGCAAGGTCCGTGCATTGTGCAGCGGGCGGATGCATGTATCGACAGGGGATATTCGCGTCGTGGCTTTATCTGCGCTGCGCCACCGTTTGTTCCTGAATTTCGAGGGGCAGGCGCTCGGCATTACGACAGACCATGTCATTCAGGAGGTTCTGCAAGCGCTGGAGGCATCCGCGTGA